A window of Argopecten irradians isolate NY chromosome 14, Ai_NY, whole genome shotgun sequence contains these coding sequences:
- the LOC138307993 gene encoding transcription intermediary factor 1-beta-like, with the protein MAESRAFSSGDDSSLGRLLQCPICLEQFRQPKSLPCLHSFCEECLGTYITQHLSGDTAAGKTFPCPVCRRETASHNPDVGKEMWAQQFPTNNHVKKLIDLQSTTGTRNPLCGPCQTTKNVQKKADVWCSATNTFFCDYCKSSFHDVVHKECHIVAVSEDSVTLAQKQPSHMVCDIHKERMDCFCEDHKFIGCNKCIITEHRQCDSVTTTKEYFDKQKSNSNLQSMDKSLVEAANSMDLMVKSFIDKGQDMQRCKQVELDSLIILRDRLNAYLDKRQIEINTRTEFILQNQKRLTCRNRDVIG; encoded by the coding sequence ATGGCAGAGTCCCGAGCTTTCTCGTCTGGAGATGATTCTTCGCTCGGTCGTCTACTACAATGTCCGATATGTTTAGAACAGTTCCGACAACCCAAGTCTCTTCCCTGTTTACATTCCTTCTGTGAGGAATGTCTCGGTACCTACATCACACAGCACCTGTCCGGAGATACGGCGGCTGGGAAGACATTCCCTTGTCCGGTATGTAGGAGGGAAACAGCGTCTCATAATCCGGATGTGGGAAAAGAGATGTGGGCCCAGCAGTTCCCAACCAACAACCACGTGAAGAAATTAATCGATCTCCAGTCCACCACAGGGACTCGGAATCCTTTATGCGGGCCATGTCAGACTACCAAGAATGTTCAGAAGAAAGCAGATGTATGGTGTAGCGCTACCAACACGTTCTTTTGTGATTACTGTAAATCAAGCTTCCATGACGTCGTCCACAAAGAATGTCACATCGTAGCTGTTAGTGAAGACAGCGTGACCTTGGCCCAGAAACAACCTTCACACATGGTGTGTGACATACACAAGGAGAGGATGGACTGTTTCTGTGAGGATCACAAGTTTATAGGGTGTAACAAGTGTATTATCACAGAACATCGACAATGTGACTCGGTAACTACTACAAAGGAGTATTTCGATAAACAGAAAAGCAATTCCAACCTACAAAGTATGGACAAGTCACTTGTGGAGGCGGCCAATAGTATGGACCTGATGGTTAAATCTTTCATTGACAAAGGACAAGACATGCAGAGATGTAAACAAGTCGAATTGGACAGTCTTATCATATTACGAGACAGACTAAACGCGTATCTCGATAAAAGacaaatagaaattaacacaagaACTGAATTCATCCTACAGAATCAGAAAAGGTTGACTTGTCGAAACAGAGATGTAATCGGCTGA
- the LOC138307991 gene encoding uncharacterized protein, with the protein MLGTKEALQMAVKRADDVDTIRLLQRGQTETGTCRELLEDYSRSLTSVHIKHDIDSDLHILNENSHLSLGKIVKERKPQTLPKSIGVVKTLSSCRATKLRSINIGNIHRSGNVSKKQLARSRRNSLDLSNNSHGVQRVVLLSNVLVVGFTDQSYLQLLTVDGQCLNQLQTQGVPQDMCAVDATTVALSLCNTIQLVRVQNCRLTPLHIIQTTCCCHGIAYVNGNFMVSTPRGISMVNRDGNAREVHSLEKNCYSIAYDSLYQQAFATLSDHQKVNTSCTCTSKSQGFRGINWSSDEEHYVTDDSGGEANYYVRTNKNAYPCGRNVNTRPKSSQQKLKKRSVSSRQNTPVLIGMTEQVLNTSCGAVHMKISPARGRGTKLIPKTILNEGVVKNATGVAVDREGNVYICGQESNNVVQISTDGSKVREFLTSEDGINSPTAIAVCGDKLVVTSLSPQQQDVIHVFQLN; encoded by the coding sequence ATGTTGGGTACAAAAGAAGCCTTACAAATGGCGGTCAAGCGCGCGGATGACGTAGATACCATCAGACTACTCCAAAGGGGTCAGACAGAGACGGGCACTTGTAGAGAACTACTGGAAGATTACTCAAGATCTCTCACGTCTGTACATATCAAACACGATATCGACAGTGACCTTCATATCCTAAACGAAAACTCACATTTATCCTTGGGTAAAATTGTTAAAGAAAGGAAACCACAAACCTTACCTAAAAGTATAGGAGTCGTGAAGACATTATCGAGCTGCCGTGCAACGAAACTAAGATCAATTAATATCGGTAACATTCACAGATCGGGAAACGTATCCAAGAAACAGCTGGCACGTAGCAGGCGTAACTCTTTGGACTTATCAAATAACAGCCATGGTGTTCAAAGAGTTGTACTATTATCCAATGTGCTGGTAGTGGGCTTCACTGATCAGTCATATCTTCAGCTTTTAACTGTCGACGGACAGTGTTTGAATCAGCTCCAAACCCAGGGCGTTCCACAAGATATGTGTGCTGTCGATGCGACCACCGTAGCTCTATCGTTATGTAACACTATACAGCTCGTTAGAGTACAGAACTGTCGGTTGACGCCGTTgcacattatacagacaacatGTTGTTGTCATGGCATTGCTTACGTAAATGGTAATTTCATGGTCAGTACTCCACGAGGTATTTCCATGGTAAACAGAGACGGAAATGCCCGCGAAGTACACTCGTTAGAAAAGAACTGTTATAGTATAGCATACGATTCCTTATATCAGCAGGCGTTTGCCACTCTTTCTGACCATCAGAAGGTAAACACGTCATGTACTTGTACCTCAAAGTCCCAAGGTTTTCGAGGTATCAATTGGAGTAGTGATGAAGAACATTATGTTACCGATGATAGCGGCGGAGAAGCAAACTATTACGTCCGTACAAACAAGAATGCTTACCCGTGTGGACGCAATGTAAACACGAGACCGAAATCTTCGcaacaaaaactaaaaaaacgGAGTGTTTCTTCGCGACAAAATACACCAGTACTGATAGGTATGACGGAGCAAGTTCTTAACACTTCGTGTGGAGCAGTGCACATGAAAATTTCACCTGCCAGAGGCCGAGGGACGAAACTGATACCAAAGACTATCCTGAATGAAGGAGTTGTCAAAAATGCGACGGGAGTGGCTGTCGATCGCGAAGGGAACGTATATATATGTGGCCAAGAGTCCAACAACGTGGTCCAGATTTCGACAGATGGGTCAAAGGTCAGAGAATTTCTGACGTCAGAGGATGGTATAAACAGTCCAACTGCCATAGCGGTGTGTGGGGACAAACTTGTGGTGACTAGCTTGTCACCACAGCAACAAGATGTAATTCACGTGTTTCAGCTCAATTAG